In Oncorhynchus kisutch isolate 150728-3 linkage group LG7, Okis_V2, whole genome shotgun sequence, one DNA window encodes the following:
- the irf2bpl gene encoding putative E3 ubiquitin-protein ligase IRF2BPL, with product MSSAQVSSSRRQSCYLCDLPRMPWAMIWDFTEAVCRGCVNYEGADRIEFVIETARHLKRAHGFQGGRSPGPPPPPTVKTQSAISAKETVQISHVDGPSKQQQSGMDRYSLSAERPRFDYSSIGAHASRLPNGMSGPNGFPKPDDGPPELNRQSPNSRRSHGLAAVPGQMNVPPNLLPQTMLNGPSSATAIAPHSLSSRPPPPSIVGPSLSMAAQSMSEQGKRPGSVSSTDQERDLKEKQRNAEALAELSESLRNRNEDWGNKPKIVRDTLVTLSNSSPFDVRFKKDHSLVGRVFAFDAVSKPGMDYELKIFVEYPSGSGNIFSSASGVAKQMYQDCMKDFGRGLSSGFKYLEYEKKHGSGDWRLLGDLLPESVRFFKEGLGVEMLPQPYIDASCPLLPTALVNIPRALPSTSAPRTGVRKRKASPEPDSVESALKLSEQEQQRQQWMASQSEALKLTMASGSFGASHGGPPPLGPGHSVHSSRATPPESAPQNGQSPMAALMSVADTLGNAHSPKDNNSVHSTTSTRHNNSSPVSPASVSGQRRLASRNGELNLAGTPSQSNAHSGMEQVHAQNIPDSPMANNGPLCCTICHERLEDTHFVQCPSVPNHKFCFPCSRESIKAQGATGEVYCPSGEKCPLVGSNVPWAFMQGEIATILAGDVKVKKERDP from the coding sequence ATGTCTTCTGCACAAGTATCGTCATCTCGGAGACAGTCATGTTACCTGTGCGATTTACCCCGTATGCCGTGGGCTATGATTTGGGATTTTACGGAGGCAGTGTGCAGGGGTTGTGTGAATTATGAAGGTGCGGATCGGATCGAGTTTGTTATCGAAACTGCACGCCACCTCAAACGAGCTCATGGTTTCCAAGGGGGGAGATCCCCCGGTCCACCACCGCCGCCCACAGTAAAAACACAGTCGGCAATATCAGCCAAGGAGACGGTGCAAATCAGCCATGTGGATGGACCCTCTAAACAACAACAGTCGGGGATGGACCGCTACTCTCTGAGTGCGGAAAGACCTCGCTTTGACTACTCCAGTATTGGCGCCCATGCCAGCAGACTTCCCAATGGAATGAGCGGTCCAAATGGGTTCCCCAAACCGGACGATGGTCCCCCAGAACTGAACCGACAGAGCCCGAACTCCCGTCGGAGCCACGGTCTCGCTGCGGTCCCAGGACAAATGAACGTTCCCCCCAACCTTCTCCCACAGACCATGTTGAATGGACCCTCCTCGGCAACAGCCATAGCCCCGCATAGCCTGTCCAGCCGCCCCCCTCCCCCATCCATTGTGGGACCCTCTTTGTCCATGGCCGCTCAGTCCATGTCAGAACAGGGGAAACGACCAGGTTCTGTGTCGAGCACTGACCAAGAGAGAGATCTGAAAGAGAAACAGCGTAACGCAGAGGCTTTGGCTGAGCTCAGTGAAAGTTTAAGGAACAGAAACGAAGACTGGGGAAACAAACCCAAAATAGTAAGGGACACTTTGGTTACTCTTTCGAACAGCTCCCCGTTTGATGTGAGATTTAAAAAGGATCATTCACTCGTGGGTAGGGTGTTTGCTTTCGATGCAGTGTCAAAGCCTGGAATGGACTATGAATTGAAAATATTTGTCGAGTACCCAAGTGGATCTGGTAATATATTTTCCAGCGCATCAGGGGTGGCCAAACAAATGTATCAGGACTGCATGAAAGACTTTGGCAGAGGGCTTTCCTCGGGCTTTAAATATTTGGAGTATGAGAAAAAGCATGGTTCGGGGGACTGGCGACTCCTGGGTGATTTGTTGCCCGAATCCGTCCGATTCTTCaaagaggggctgggggttgaAATGTTGCCTCAGCCCTACATCGATGCCAGCTGCCCATTGCTGCCCACTGCTTTGGTCAACATCCCTCGTGCCTTGCCATCTACGAGTGCACCGAGGACTGGCGTACGTAAGCGTAAAGCCTCCCCAGAACCTGACTCTGTAGAGAGCGCGCTGAAACTATCTGAACAAGAACAGCAGAGGCAGCAGTGGATGGCCAGCCAGAGCGAGGCGTTAAAACTGACCATGGCATCCGGATCATTCGGTGCCTCACACGGGGGACCTCCGCCGCTTGGCCCTGGCCATTCTGTTCACTCAAGTCGCGCCACACCCCCTGAATCTGCGCCCCAGAATGGACAGTCTCCAATGGCCGCGCTCATGTCTGTCGCGGACACGTTGGGCAATGCGCACTCTCCGAAGGACAACaactctgttcactctacaacaTCCACCAGACATAACAACAGCAGCCCAGTCTCCCCAGCCTCTGTTTCTGGGCAGAGGCGTTTGGCTTCCCGTAACGGAGAGCTCAATCTGGCCGGGACTCCCTCTCAGTCCAATGCGCATTCTGGCATGGAACAGGTCCACGCGCAAAACATTCCAGATTCTCCCATGGCAAACAACGGACCTCTGTGTTGTACCATTTGCCACGAACGTTTAGAGGATACCCATTTCGTTCAGTGTCCGTCAGTTCCCAACCATAAATTCTGTTTCCCTTGTTCTCGAGAGAGCATCAAAGCGCAGGGAGCAACTGGCGAGGTGTATTGTCCTAGCGGAGAGAAATGCCCCCTGGTAGGTTCTAATGTGCCTTGGGCGTTCATGCAAGGTGAGATAGCAACAATATTAGCTGGGGACGTTAAGGTAAAAAAGGAGAGAGACCCATAG
- the timm9 gene encoding mitochondrial import inner membrane translocase subunit Tim9, translating to MSIQVTEADQVKQFKEFLGTYNKLTENCFMDCVKDFTTREVKSEESTCSESCLQKYLKMTQRISMRFQEYHIQQNEALAQKAGLMGPR from the exons ATGTCTATCCAGGTGACAGAAGCGGACCAGGTTAAACAG TTTAAAGAATTTCTTGGCACCTACAACAAACTCACCGAGAACTGCTTCATGGACTGCGTGAAGGATTTTACCACAAGAGAAGTCAAGTCAGAGGAG TCCACCTGCTCGGAGAGCTGCCTTCAGAAGTACCTAAAGATGACCCAACGCATCTCCATGCGCTTCCAGGAGTACCACATCCAGCAGAACGAAGCCCTGGCTCAGAAAGCAGGCTTAATGGGACCAAGGTAG